A single genomic interval of Homo sapiens chromosome 17 genomic patch of type NOVEL, GRCh38.p14 PATCHES HSCHR17_3_CTG1 harbors:
- the LGALS9C gene encoding galectin-9C isoform X6: protein MHMPFQKGMPFDLCFLVQSSDFKVMVNGSLFVQYFHRVPFHRVDTISVNGSVQLSYISFQNPRAVPVQPAFSTVPFSQPVCFPPRPRGRRQKPPSVRPANPAPITQTVIHTVQSASGQMFSQTPAIPPMMYPHPAYPMPFITTIPGGLYPSKSIILSGTVLPSAQRFHINLCSGSHIAFHMNPRFDENAVVRNTQINNSWGSEERSLPRKMPFVRGQSFSVWILCEAHCLKVAVDGQHVFEYYHRLRNLPTINKLEVGGDIQLTHVQT, encoded by the exons ATGCACATGCCCTTCCAGAAGGGGATGCCCTTTGACCTCTGCTTCCTGGTGCAGAGCTCAGATTTCAAG GTGATGGTGAACGGGAGCCTCTTCGTGCAGTACTTCCACCGCGTGCCCTTCCACCGTGTGGACACCATCTCCGTCAATGGCTCTGTGCAGCTGTCCTACATCAGCTTCCAG AATCCCCGCGCAGTCCCCGTTCAGCCTGCCTTCTCCACGGTGCCGTTCTCCCAGCCTGTCTGTTTCCCACCCAGGCCCAGGGGGCGCAGACAAAAA CCTCCCAGCGTGCGGCCTGCCAACCCAGCTCCCATT ACCCAGACAGTCATCCACACGGTGCAGAGTGCCTCTGGACAGATGTTCTCT CAGACTCCCGCCATCCCACCTATGATGTACCCCCACCCTGCCTAT CCGATGCCTTTCATCACCACCATTCCGGGAGGGCTGTACCCATCCAAGTCCATCATCCTGTCAGGCACTGTCCTGCCCAGTGCTCAGAG GTTCCACATCAACCTGTGCTCTGGGAGCCACATCGCCTTCCACATGAACCCCCGTTTTGATGAGAATGCTGTGGTCCGTAACACCCAGATCAACAACTCTTGGGGGTCTGAGGAGCGAAGTCTGCCCCGAAAAATGCCCTTCGTCCGAGGCCAGAGCTTCTCG GTGTGGATCTTGTGTGAAGCTCACTGCCTCAAGGTGGCCGTGGATGGTCAGCACGTGTTTGAATACTACCATCGCCTGAGGAACCTGCCCACCATCAACAAACTGGAAGTGGGTGGCGACATCCAGCTGACCCACGTGCAGACATAG
- the LGALS9C gene encoding galectin-9C isoform X7 — protein sequence MDAGLDTKVMVNGSLFVQYFHRVPFHRVDTISVNGSVQLSYISFQNPRAVPVQPAFSTVPFSQPVCFPPRPRGRRQKPPSVRPANPAPITQTVIHTVQSASGQMFSQTPAIPPMMYPHPAYPMPFITTIPGGLYPSKSIILSGTVLPSAQRFHINLCSGSHIAFHMNPRFDENAVVRNTQINNSWGSEERSLPRKMPFVRGQSFSVWILCEAHCLKVAVDGQHVFEYYHRLRNLPTINKLEVGGDIQLTHVQT from the exons atggatgctgggcttgaTACCAAG GTGATGGTGAACGGGAGCCTCTTCGTGCAGTACTTCCACCGCGTGCCCTTCCACCGTGTGGACACCATCTCCGTCAATGGCTCTGTGCAGCTGTCCTACATCAGCTTCCAG AATCCCCGCGCAGTCCCCGTTCAGCCTGCCTTCTCCACGGTGCCGTTCTCCCAGCCTGTCTGTTTCCCACCCAGGCCCAGGGGGCGCAGACAAAAA CCTCCCAGCGTGCGGCCTGCCAACCCAGCTCCCATT ACCCAGACAGTCATCCACACGGTGCAGAGTGCCTCTGGACAGATGTTCTCT CAGACTCCCGCCATCCCACCTATGATGTACCCCCACCCTGCCTAT CCGATGCCTTTCATCACCACCATTCCGGGAGGGCTGTACCCATCCAAGTCCATCATCCTGTCAGGCACTGTCCTGCCCAGTGCTCAGAG GTTCCACATCAACCTGTGCTCTGGGAGCCACATCGCCTTCCACATGAACCCCCGTTTTGATGAGAATGCTGTGGTCCGTAACACCCAGATCAACAACTCTTGGGGGTCTGAGGAGCGAAGTCTGCCCCGAAAAATGCCCTTCGTCCGAGGCCAGAGCTTCTCG GTGTGGATCTTGTGTGAAGCTCACTGCCTCAAGGTGGCCGTGGATGGTCAGCACGTGTTTGAATACTACCATCGCCTGAGGAACCTGCCCACCATCAACAAACTGGAAGTGGGTGGCGACATCCAGCTGACCCACGTGCAGACATAG